In one Pseudodesulfovibrio tunisiensis genomic region, the following are encoded:
- a CDS encoding 3'-5' exonuclease, translated as MNLDDVCFVALDFETADPKRDSACALGLVRVERGRIAARDYRLIRPPRSRFNPFCVRVHGITWKDVEHEPVFADLWPEFSAMLDGAQFLAAHNAPFDRSVLNACCDMAEVSAPVQPFMCTVQLSRATWDLSSNKLPCVCDHLGIGLDHHNAASDAEACARIAVAGLRENPDYLERVL; from the coding sequence ATGAATCTTGACGACGTCTGTTTCGTGGCTCTGGATTTCGAGACCGCCGATCCCAAACGGGACAGCGCATGCGCCCTTGGTCTGGTCCGGGTGGAACGAGGCAGGATCGCGGCCCGCGACTATCGACTGATCCGTCCGCCCAGAAGCCGATTCAATCCGTTCTGCGTCCGGGTGCACGGCATCACCTGGAAGGACGTGGAGCATGAACCGGTCTTTGCGGACCTGTGGCCCGAATTCTCGGCCATGCTCGACGGCGCGCAGTTTCTGGCCGCACACAATGCGCCCTTCGACCGCTCCGTGCTCAACGCATGCTGCGACATGGCCGAAGTGTCCGCTCCGGTTCAGCCCTTCATGTGCACGGTGCAGCTTTCCCGCGCCACCTGGGACCTGTCGTCCAACAAGCTGCCGTGCGTGTGCGACCATCTGGGCATCGGTCTGGATCACCACAACGCGGCATCGGATGCCGAGGCATGCGCACGCATTGCCGTGGCCGGGCTGCGCGAGAATCCCGACTATCTGGAGCGGGTCCTGTAA
- the cobM gene encoding precorrin-4 C(11)-methyltransferase, producing MSAHGHPVYFIGAGPGDPDLITVKGRKLVERADLVLYAGSLVPGEVVACARKDARVVDSAPLDLEQTHAELMTCVQNGGLAVRVHTGDPALYGAIREQMALLNRDGVAYEVVPGVTAGFASAAAACRSYTVPEVTQTLIFTRLEGRTPVPEREQLAKLAAHGSAMCVYLSAGDPEGVQRELLAGAYEPDTLVVAAYRVGWPDQQIRETVLADLASTARENNFTRQTVFLILPGQGKSDASSAKSLLYDTNFQHMFRK from the coding sequence ATGTCCGCGCATGGGCATCCCGTGTATTTCATCGGCGCAGGGCCGGGCGATCCCGACCTGATCACGGTCAAGGGCCGCAAACTCGTGGAACGCGCCGATCTGGTGCTGTACGCCGGATCGCTCGTGCCGGGCGAAGTGGTGGCATGTGCCCGGAAGGACGCGCGCGTCGTGGATTCCGCGCCCCTTGATCTGGAGCAGACCCATGCCGAACTCATGACCTGCGTGCAAAACGGCGGGCTGGCCGTACGCGTGCATACCGGAGACCCGGCCCTGTATGGCGCGATCCGCGAACAGATGGCGTTGCTGAATCGCGACGGCGTGGCCTATGAGGTGGTGCCGGGTGTGACTGCGGGATTTGCCTCGGCTGCTGCGGCCTGCCGTTCCTACACCGTGCCCGAGGTCACGCAGACCCTGATCTTCACCCGGCTGGAAGGCCGGACCCCGGTGCCGGAGCGCGAACAGTTGGCCAAACTCGCCGCGCACGGCTCGGCCATGTGCGTGTATCTTTCCGCAGGCGATCCCGAGGGAGTGCAGCGCGAACTTCTGGCCGGAGCATACGAACCGGACACCCTTGTCGTGGCGGCCTACCGCGTGGGCTGGCCCGACCAGCAGATACGGGAAACCGTGCTGGCCGATCTGGCAAGCACGGCCCGGGAAAACAACTTCACCCGCCAGACCGTGTTTCTGATCCTCCCGGGGCAGGGCAAATCCGACGCATCCTCGGCAAAATCCCTGCTGTACGACACGAATTTTCAGCACATGTTCCGGAAATAG
- a CDS encoding secondary thiamine-phosphate synthase enzyme YjbQ, whose translation METLEVRTHEREEMVNVTSQVRQLVRRNNWQTGAVLLYCPHTTGAVTINEGADPDVVRDITVNMRKLVPYRGDYRHAEGNSDAHIKSSMFGCDQLVIVENGDLQLGTWQKIYFCEFDGPRSRKLWVKWLPSK comes from the coding sequence ATGGAAACATTGGAAGTTCGCACCCATGAGCGCGAGGAAATGGTGAACGTGACCTCGCAGGTACGCCAGCTCGTGCGCCGCAACAACTGGCAGACCGGGGCCGTGCTGCTGTACTGCCCGCACACCACGGGCGCAGTGACCATCAATGAAGGCGCGGACCCGGACGTTGTGCGCGACATCACGGTCAACATGCGCAAGCTGGTCCCCTATCGAGGCGACTACCGCCACGCCGAGGGCAACTCCGATGCACACATCAAGTCATCCATGTTCGGCTGCGACCAGCTCGTCATCGTGGAGAATGGCGACCTCCAGCTCGGCACGTGGCAAAAAATCTATTTCTGCGAATTCGACGGCCCGAGAAGCCGCAAGCTGTGGGTGAAGTGGCTTCCAAGCAAGTAA
- a CDS encoding AraC family transcriptional regulator: protein MIDMGLNPAEVLTLAGLPADLFSRGEILLGTEDYFALWSGLEKTAGKSALPLLIAEKLSTELFNPPMFAALCSPNFNVAMQRLSQFKRLVGPLNLTVAITPERTMLSVDCVGYNPVLPQSIGITELVIMTWLIRKATRHAIIPHSVIFGHEPDNIAAYEEFFQISVDVDEFYSISFAAEDATRPFLTENVEMWNFFEPRLKQRLSDLDSEAPTSQRVKSALLEMLPRGQSSIEDAAEVLATSKRTLQRKLGSEGVSYQKLLSLTRKELAFHYLANSSLPASEISFLLGFQDTNSFARAFSSWTGITPKTYRQSVVQ from the coding sequence ATGATCGACATGGGATTGAACCCCGCCGAGGTGCTGACGTTGGCGGGGCTTCCCGCGGACCTGTTCTCTCGCGGAGAGATCCTTCTTGGCACAGAAGACTATTTCGCACTCTGGTCCGGGTTGGAAAAAACAGCTGGGAAAAGTGCGCTGCCACTGCTGATCGCGGAAAAACTCAGCACGGAGCTTTTCAATCCGCCGATGTTCGCCGCGCTATGCAGCCCGAACTTCAACGTCGCCATGCAGCGTCTCAGCCAATTCAAACGTCTTGTCGGCCCGCTGAATCTGACCGTTGCCATTACGCCGGAACGGACAATGCTCTCCGTGGACTGTGTCGGCTACAATCCGGTTTTGCCACAGTCCATCGGAATTACGGAGCTTGTCATCATGACGTGGCTCATCCGCAAGGCCACGCGGCACGCCATCATTCCCCACAGCGTCATCTTCGGGCATGAGCCTGACAATATCGCAGCATACGAGGAGTTCTTCCAGATCAGCGTGGACGTGGACGAATTCTACAGCATATCTTTCGCCGCCGAAGACGCAACACGTCCGTTTCTTACGGAAAACGTCGAGATGTGGAATTTCTTCGAACCCAGGCTCAAGCAGCGGCTTTCCGACCTTGACAGCGAAGCCCCCACGTCCCAGAGAGTCAAAAGCGCATTGCTGGAGATGCTCCCGCGGGGCCAGTCCTCAATTGAGGACGCGGCGGAAGTTCTTGCCACGAGCAAGCGCACGCTTCAGCGCAAGCTCGGCAGCGAAGGGGTCAGCTATCAGAAGCTCCTCTCGCTTACCCGAAAGGAACTTGCGTTTCACTACCTCGCCAACTCAAGCCTCCCTGCAAGTGAAATCTCGTTCCTGCTCGGTTTTCAGGATACAAATTCCTTTGCGCGCGCATTCAGCTCATGGACCGGAATAACCCCGAAAACGTACCGTCAGTCCGTGGTGCAGTAA
- a CDS encoding oxidoreductase, translating into MENITQGETKMGRSSNKVALVTGASSGMGRDIAKKLLKDGATVYVVARRVEQMHDLESLGAKALKMDITKEEDILAVVRKIGKDHGGVDILVNSAGFGMYGAMEETTIDDARYQFEVNLFGLARLTQLVLPAMREKRSGKIINISSVGGKVHTPLGSWYHATKYALEGWSDSLRIEVEQFGIDVVIIEPGAIKSEFADVMTGPMVKRSGKGPYRKMVEGLIAATREAEAKGRMSAPGVITNLVMKAVHARRPKTRYSGGYYACTLLFMRKWLGDRLFDKAVMSIVKAN; encoded by the coding sequence ATGGAAAACATCACCCAAGGAGAAACGAAAATGGGAAGATCGAGCAACAAGGTGGCACTGGTAACAGGGGCATCTTCGGGCATGGGCAGGGACATTGCGAAAAAGTTGCTGAAGGATGGCGCAACGGTATATGTTGTGGCTCGGCGCGTGGAGCAGATGCATGACCTGGAAAGCCTTGGCGCGAAAGCGCTGAAGATGGATATCACGAAGGAAGAAGATATCCTTGCGGTTGTCCGGAAGATCGGGAAGGACCATGGCGGCGTGGATATCCTCGTAAATTCCGCGGGGTTTGGCATGTATGGCGCAATGGAGGAAACGACCATCGACGACGCCCGCTACCAATTCGAGGTCAATCTGTTCGGTCTGGCGCGGCTGACGCAGCTTGTGCTGCCTGCCATGCGCGAGAAGCGGTCCGGCAAGATCATCAACATTTCATCTGTTGGCGGCAAAGTGCATACCCCGCTCGGAAGCTGGTATCACGCCACCAAGTACGCGCTGGAGGGGTGGTCGGACAGCTTGCGGATTGAAGTGGAGCAATTCGGAATCGATGTTGTCATCATCGAACCGGGCGCCATCAAGAGCGAATTTGCCGACGTCATGACCGGCCCCATGGTAAAACGCTCCGGCAAGGGACCATACCGCAAGATGGTTGAAGGCCTGATCGCCGCCACCAGGGAAGCAGAGGCCAAAGGCAGGATGTCTGCCCCTGGCGTGATTACCAACCTTGTCATGAAAGCTGTCCATGCCCGCCGTCCAAAAACTCGTTATTCCGGCGGGTACTATGCATGCACGCTGCTGTTCATGCGCAAATGGCTCGGCGACCGCCTCTTTGACAAGGCCGTCATGTCCATCGTGAAGGCAAACTAA
- a CDS encoding lactate utilization protein, with the protein MSSSLFDRTVDSLKKNHFNVFIADDPGQARQIILDDILPGITPGLVSYGDSMTLQATGVLDDMRHRDGWEFLDTFEPGVDRAEILERRRRAVLADLFFTGTNALTARGQLVNLDMVGNRVGGIVWGPRHVVLTIGTNKIVEDLEQATARIREIAAPLNAKRHEIRTPCVKTGKCMDCKSPDRICNTWMITEKCWPAGRISVVLIRGEYGL; encoded by the coding sequence ATGTCCTCCTCCCTTTTCGACCGGACAGTCGATTCCCTGAAAAAAAACCATTTCAACGTGTTCATTGCCGATGATCCGGGGCAGGCCCGGCAGATCATTCTGGATGACATCCTGCCGGGAATCACGCCGGGACTCGTGTCCTACGGCGATTCCATGACATTGCAGGCCACCGGAGTGCTGGACGACATGCGCCACCGGGACGGGTGGGAGTTTCTCGACACCTTCGAGCCGGGTGTGGACAGGGCGGAGATTCTGGAACGCCGTCGCCGGGCAGTGCTGGCCGATCTCTTCTTCACGGGCACCAACGCCCTGACCGCCAGGGGGCAGCTCGTGAATCTGGACATGGTGGGCAACCGCGTGGGCGGCATTGTCTGGGGGCCGCGCCATGTGGTCCTGACCATCGGCACGAACAAGATCGTGGAGGACCTTGAGCAGGCCACGGCCCGCATCAGGGAAATCGCTGCCCCGCTCAATGCCAAACGTCACGAGATTCGCACCCCGTGCGTGAAGACCGGCAAGTGCATGGATTGCAAAAGCCCGGACCGCATCTGCAACACATGGATGATCACGGAAAAATGCTGGCCCGCAGGCCGCATCTCCGTGGTGCTCATTCGAGGTGAATACGGGCTGTAG
- a CDS encoding MarR family winged helix-turn-helix transcriptional regulator — MRPALSALSRAFAKYERINKTAYDFGTGEKLHPAEIHCISAIASLGQAGVTELAKHAGVTKGAMSQLLARLDAKALIHREPDPKNRSRSLISLTESGRLADQGHSRFHMEHDREFMEFIAALNGDEYCLFERICRHMDRWMDAYMK, encoded by the coding sequence ATGCGACCGGCTCTTTCGGCCTTGTCCAGAGCCTTTGCCAAATACGAGCGCATCAACAAGACAGCGTACGATTTCGGCACGGGGGAAAAGCTGCATCCAGCCGAAATCCATTGCATCTCCGCAATCGCGAGCCTCGGACAGGCCGGAGTGACCGAACTGGCGAAACATGCCGGAGTCACCAAGGGAGCCATGTCCCAACTGCTGGCCCGCCTCGACGCAAAGGCCCTGATACACAGGGAACCCGATCCGAAGAACCGCTCCAGAAGCCTGATCAGCCTCACCGAATCCGGCCGGCTTGCGGATCAGGGGCACAGCCGCTTCCACATGGAGCACGACCGGGAGTTCATGGAATTCATCGCCGCCCTGAACGGGGATGAATACTGTCTATTCGAAAGAATATGCCGACACATGGACAGATGGATGGACGCCTACATGAAATAG
- a CDS encoding methyltransferase, whose product MNHSRPINDFTPIESLAMEGVVTQALLQSVRMGLFDALETTHSPEALAARLDLVPEALNALLELLRSRGLTTRTSEGWANTPMSSEFLVSDSPFFQGHALNVHETFNQYVSANMDSLLRGQADARETADATWASPETLEGMARHALLGSLQDTVAFASELPGFADMRTMCDIGGNHGRYTMHLIDRNPSLRGTIADLPSVTPAVQTACNQAGYGDRITTLACDLRTDSLPNGAYDLILASDILYGFEDNLVDILTMIRNSLVPGGWFVSHHYDPDSPGIDQYKATLQLVTRLSGYATHFLSRDTLENALSRTGFSEFRACSTGSAGHGLALAARAI is encoded by the coding sequence ATGAACCATTCCCGACCGATCAATGACTTCACCCCCATAGAATCCCTGGCCATGGAGGGCGTCGTCACTCAGGCCCTGCTCCAGTCCGTTCGCATGGGCCTGTTCGACGCGCTGGAAACCACGCACAGCCCGGAAGCTCTCGCAGCCAGACTCGACCTCGTTCCCGAGGCCCTGAACGCACTGCTCGAACTGCTTCGGTCGCGCGGCCTGACCACCCGGACTTCCGAGGGCTGGGCCAACACCCCGATGTCCAGCGAATTTCTTGTGTCGGATTCCCCTTTTTTTCAGGGACATGCGCTGAACGTGCACGAAACATTCAATCAGTACGTGAGCGCCAACATGGACAGCCTGCTGCGCGGACAGGCCGATGCCCGGGAAACTGCCGACGCCACATGGGCCAGCCCGGAAACCCTTGAAGGCATGGCCCGGCACGCCCTGCTCGGTTCGCTTCAGGATACGGTCGCCTTTGCCTCGGAGCTGCCGGGATTTGCAGACATGCGCACCATGTGCGACATCGGCGGGAATCATGGCAGATACACCATGCATCTCATCGACCGGAACCCTTCCCTGCGTGGAACCATCGCCGACCTGCCCTCCGTGACTCCGGCAGTGCAGACCGCATGCAATCAGGCAGGGTACGGCGACAGGATAACCACCCTTGCCTGCGATCTGCGCACGGACTCCCTGCCGAACGGGGCCTACGACCTGATTCTGGCTTCCGACATTCTCTACGGCTTCGAAGACAATCTGGTGGACATCCTCACGATGATCCGCAACAGCCTCGTGCCGGGCGGATGGTTTGTTTCCCACCATTACGATCCGGACAGCCCCGGCATCGACCAGTACAAGGCCACCCTGCAACTGGTGACCAGACTTTCCGGGTACGCAACACATTTCCTGTCGCGGGACACACTGGAAAATGCCCTGTCCAGAACCGGCTTTTCCGAATTCCGGGCCTGTTCCACAGGCTCGGCCGGGCATGGGCTGGCCCTTGCGGCTCGCGCCATTTGA
- a CDS encoding substrate-binding periplasmic protein, which translates to MLRVVMDREPAEQGQMDAGPLYSTARTIVFEVCRRLGLTPRIHNVPWARALDDVYHGEADMICGLFRNPEREAYLVFCDYPMLWERTVVVARAGKAVSLDSVADLRHFVVGVVRGYDYGERFNRIAGLTLESANDNQLLLRKLLAGRCEVIMGNWDVIMDQAIRLGVAKDIEVVLEVERAPLFLAFSRKLGDRAEALASEFDRVLREMEQDGTLVRLRGVWGLE; encoded by the coding sequence GTGTTGCGCGTGGTCATGGACAGGGAACCTGCGGAGCAGGGACAGATGGATGCCGGGCCGCTTTACAGCACGGCGCGGACCATCGTGTTCGAAGTCTGTCGCAGGCTCGGGCTGACCCCCCGGATACACAACGTGCCCTGGGCTCGGGCGCTGGACGACGTCTATCACGGCGAGGCCGACATGATCTGCGGACTGTTCCGAAATCCGGAGCGGGAAGCGTATCTGGTGTTTTGCGATTACCCCATGTTGTGGGAGAGAACCGTTGTGGTGGCCCGTGCCGGGAAAGCGGTTTCCCTGGATTCCGTTGCCGACTTGCGGCATTTCGTTGTCGGGGTTGTGCGCGGCTATGACTACGGGGAGCGTTTCAACAGGATTGCCGGATTGACGCTGGAATCGGCCAATGACAACCAGTTGCTGCTTCGCAAGCTGCTTGCCGGGCGATGCGAGGTGATCATGGGCAATTGGGACGTGATCATGGATCAGGCAATTCGGCTGGGTGTGGCCAAGGACATTGAAGTTGTCCTCGAGGTGGAAAGGGCGCCTTTGTTTCTGGCCTTTTCACGCAAGCTCGGGGATCGGGCCGAAGCGCTGGCTTCGGAGTTCGATCGCGTTCTGCGGGAGATGGAGCAGGACGGAACCCTTGTCCGCCTCAGAGGGGTTTGGGGATTGGAGTAG
- a CDS encoding P-II family nitrogen regulator produces MKLIIAYVRPEKLNDVKQALYAREVYSLSVTNVLGSGRQKGFTETYRGVIREVNLLKKVRLEIGVNDDFLDTTLEAIKTAGHTGNEGDGVIFVLELAMAQRIRTGEDGIL; encoded by the coding sequence ATGAAGCTCATCATAGCCTATGTCAGGCCGGAAAAGCTCAACGATGTGAAGCAGGCCCTGTATGCCCGGGAGGTCTACTCCCTGTCCGTGACCAACGTGCTCGGCTCGGGCCGCCAGAAGGGATTCACCGAAACCTACCGCGGCGTGATCCGCGAGGTGAATCTGCTCAAGAAGGTCCGTCTGGAGATCGGCGTGAACGACGATTTTCTGGATACCACACTTGAGGCCATCAAGACGGCCGGACATACCGGCAACGAGGGTGACGGCGTGATCTTCGTTCTGGAACTGGCCATGGCCCAGCGCATCCGCACGGGCGAGGACGGCATTTTGTAA
- a CDS encoding ammonium transporter translates to MLSRLSMKAVPWPGVIAAAAFALLAPTSAIAGDVEFLTQSNANVLWTLIAAILVMFMQAGFGCVEAGFTRAKSAGNIMMKNFLDFSVGSVVFFVFGFTLMFGADVSGLFGSSGFGLSGVAESDLMWTYAFWFFQSVFAATAATIVSGGMAERTKFSSYVIVSIVITGLIYPVSGHWAWGSLWLGEAGAGWLEKLGFCDFAGSSVVHSVGGWVALAGAMVLGPRIGKYTAEGESRAIMGHNIPLAGLGVFILWFGWFGFNPGSTTTADDTIGMIAMNTSLAAAAGVLGSMALSWLRYGKPDISMTMNGALAGLVGITAGCATVGPVSSLCIGLIAGLLVVLSIEFVDKGLRIDDPVGAVSVHGVCGAWGTIACGLFNSDGGLFFGGGFGQLGVQLLGAGTFFVWAFGAGFVLMSAVKAVTGLRVSKDEELKGLDIAEHGSESYSGFQLFSNE, encoded by the coding sequence ATGCTGTCCAGACTGTCCATGAAGGCCGTGCCGTGGCCGGGCGTGATTGCCGCTGCCGCCTTTGCTCTTTTGGCCCCGACCTCGGCCATTGCCGGGGATGTGGAATTCCTGACCCAGTCCAATGCCAATGTGCTGTGGACCCTGATTGCCGCGATTCTCGTCATGTTCATGCAGGCCGGATTCGGCTGCGTGGAGGCCGGATTCACCCGGGCCAAGAGCGCGGGCAACATCATGATGAAGAACTTCCTGGATTTCTCGGTGGGGTCCGTGGTGTTCTTCGTGTTCGGATTCACCCTGATGTTCGGGGCCGACGTGTCCGGGCTGTTCGGTTCGTCCGGGTTCGGGCTGTCCGGCGTGGCCGAGTCCGATCTGATGTGGACCTATGCGTTTTGGTTCTTCCAGTCCGTGTTCGCGGCCACTGCAGCGACCATCGTGTCCGGCGGCATGGCCGAACGCACGAAGTTTTCCAGCTACGTGATCGTGTCCATCGTCATCACCGGGCTGATATATCCGGTCTCGGGGCACTGGGCCTGGGGCAGCCTGTGGCTCGGCGAAGCGGGCGCTGGCTGGCTGGAAAAGCTCGGGTTCTGCGATTTTGCGGGCTCCAGCGTGGTGCATTCCGTGGGCGGCTGGGTCGCTCTGGCCGGAGCCATGGTGCTTGGTCCGCGCATCGGCAAGTACACTGCCGAGGGCGAATCCCGGGCCATCATGGGCCATAACATACCACTGGCCGGGCTGGGCGTGTTCATCCTGTGGTTCGGCTGGTTCGGGTTCAATCCCGGGTCCACCACCACGGCAGACGACACCATCGGCATGATCGCCATGAATACGTCGCTGGCCGCTGCCGCGGGCGTGCTCGGCTCCATGGCCCTGTCCTGGCTGCGCTATGGCAAGCCCGACATTTCCATGACCATGAACGGCGCATTGGCCGGGCTGGTGGGCATCACCGCCGGATGTGCCACTGTCGGACCGGTCTCGTCCCTGTGCATCGGGCTGATCGCAGGGCTGCTTGTGGTCCTGTCCATCGAATTCGTGGACAAGGGACTCAGAATCGATGATCCGGTGGGCGCGGTCTCCGTGCATGGCGTGTGCGGCGCATGGGGCACCATTGCCTGCGGCCTGTTCAACTCGGATGGCGGCCTGTTTTTTGGCGGCGGTTTTGGTCAGCTCGGCGTGCAGTTGCTGGGCGCGGGAACGTTCTTTGTCTGGGCGTTCGGCGCGGGATTCGTGCTCATGAGCGCGGTCAAGGCCGTGACCGGATTGCGCGTGAGCAAGGACGAGGAGCTCAAGGGGCTGGACATCGCGGAACACGGTTCCGAGTCCTACAGCGGGTTCCAGCTCTTCAGCAACGAATAG
- a CDS encoding 2-amino-3,7-dideoxy-D-threo-hept-6-ulosonate synthase, which yields MHIGKAIRLERIFDRNTKRAIIVPMDHGVSVGPIDGIVNMKEAVGKVVEGGANAVVEHKGLVRCGHRAEGKDIGLIVHLSASTSLSPFPNAKCLVASVEDAIRLGADAVSIHVNLGDETERRMLHDMGKVASDAANWGMPLLAMVYARGPKVKSEFDPETVAHCARVGTELGADVVKVPYTGDKASFEHVCDSCCIPVVIAGGPKLDSTEAFLRMVHDSLEAGGAGLSVGRNVFQHENPTRLVQSLNMIVHEDASVAEALAHLNG from the coding sequence ATGCACATCGGCAAAGCCATCAGACTGGAGCGGATTTTCGACCGCAACACCAAACGGGCCATCATCGTGCCCATGGACCATGGCGTATCCGTCGGCCCCATCGACGGAATCGTGAACATGAAGGAGGCCGTGGGCAAGGTCGTGGAAGGCGGAGCAAACGCGGTTGTCGAGCACAAGGGACTGGTCCGCTGCGGACACAGGGCCGAGGGCAAGGACATCGGCCTGATCGTGCACCTGTCCGCCAGCACGTCCCTGTCTCCGTTTCCCAACGCCAAATGTCTGGTCGCCTCGGTGGAGGATGCCATCCGGCTGGGCGCGGACGCGGTTTCCATCCACGTGAATCTCGGCGACGAAACCGAACGCCGCATGCTCCACGACATGGGCAAGGTCGCCTCGGACGCAGCCAACTGGGGCATGCCGCTGCTCGCCATGGTCTACGCCCGCGGCCCCAAGGTGAAAAGCGAATTCGATCCCGAAACCGTGGCCCATTGCGCCCGGGTCGGCACGGAACTGGGCGCGGACGTGGTCAAGGTTCCCTACACCGGCGACAAGGCCAGCTTCGAGCACGTGTGCGACTCCTGCTGCATCCCCGTGGTCATTGCAGGCGGCCCCAAACTTGACAGTACCGAAGCGTTTCTGCGTATGGTACATGACTCTCTGGAAGCAGGCGGCGCAGGCCTGTCCGTGGGACGCAACGTGTTCCAGCACGAGAACCCCACCCGTCTGGTCCAGTCCCTGAACATGATCGTGCACGAGGATGCCTCGGTGGCAGAGGCTCTGGCACACCTGAACGGCTAA
- a CDS encoding 3-dehydroquinate synthase II family protein, with amino-acid sequence MKNVIFKAIPFDKKLVTLALESGVDAILAEKSQVDAIKSLGRVTVLTPQDMPEVTLTEKADEQTAVGLASKGKRVVLGKGWEIIPVENILAQVSELALECESLDRARLAAGILERGADTVVVLPEGAADLKAIVAELKLSQGTMQLRKAVVTAITPAGLGHRVCVDTISMLRRGQGMLVGNSSAFTFLVHAETESNPYVAARPFRVNAGAVHAYAQMPGDRTAYLEELAAGRDVLIVDASGATSLATVGRVKIEVRPMLLIQAEVRSGDTVSTGQVFLQNAETIRVVNADGEPVSVVNLEVGDEILVRTDEAGRHFGMRIKEDIKEG; translated from the coding sequence ATGAAAAACGTGATTTTCAAGGCCATCCCCTTTGACAAGAAACTCGTCACGCTGGCTCTGGAGTCGGGAGTGGACGCGATTCTGGCGGAAAAGAGCCAGGTCGATGCCATCAAGTCCCTTGGCCGCGTCACGGTGCTCACGCCGCAGGACATGCCCGAAGTGACACTGACCGAAAAGGCGGACGAACAGACCGCAGTGGGCCTTGCCAGCAAGGGCAAGCGCGTGGTTCTGGGCAAGGGCTGGGAAATCATCCCGGTGGAAAACATTCTGGCACAGGTGAGCGAGCTGGCTCTGGAATGCGAAAGCCTTGACCGGGCGCGGCTTGCCGCCGGAATCCTGGAACGCGGGGCCGACACCGTGGTGGTGCTGCCCGAAGGGGCCGCCGACCTCAAGGCCATTGTCGCGGAACTCAAACTCTCGCAGGGAACCATGCAGCTCCGGAAAGCGGTCGTCACGGCCATCACTCCGGCGGGCCTCGGCCACCGCGTGTGCGTGGACACCATTTCCATGCTCAGGCGCGGTCAGGGCATGCTGGTGGGCAACTCCAGCGCATTCACCTTTCTGGTCCACGCGGAGACCGAGTCCAATCCCTATGTTGCAGCGCGCCCCTTTCGCGTGAACGCCGGAGCCGTGCACGCCTATGCCCAGATGCCCGGGGACAGAACCGCGTATCTGGAAGAACTCGCTGCGGGCCGCGACGTGCTCATCGTGGACGCAAGCGGCGCGACCAGTCTGGCCACGGTTGGCCGGGTCAAGATCGAGGTGCGGCCCATGCTCCTGATTCAGGCCGAAGTCCGGTCCGGCGACACCGTGAGCACCGGACAGGTGTTCCTGCAGAACGCCGAGACCATCCGCGTGGTCAACGCGGACGGCGAGCCCGTGAGCGTGGTCAATCTGGAAGTCGGAGACGAAATTCTGGTCCGCACGGACGAGGCAGGCCGCCATTTCGGCATGCGCATCAAAGAGGACATCAAGGAAGGGTAG